GAGGAACTCATCGGAAAGGTCGTAAAAGCAGGCAAATTCGAATGTACCCCTGATTTTTCAAGGATCTCCGAACTTGATGCAGTTACACTTGCAATTCAGACTCCTTTTGCGAATCCCAAAGACCTGGTGCCTGATTTCAGTGCTCTCATAGAGGGGATCAGAAACGCAGGAAAATACCTGAGACCGGGTATGCTTGTAGTCCTCGAATCCACAATCACTCCAGGGACAACTGAAAATATGGCAAAACAGATCCTTGAGGAAGAGTCCGGTTTGAAAGCAGGAGAAGATTTTGCCCTTGCCCATGCCCCTGAAAGGGTAATGGTAGGAAGGCTTTTGAAAAACATAAGGGAACACGATAGGATCGTAGGTGGAATTAATGAGGCAAGCACAAAAAGGGCTTTTGAGCTTTACTCACCCGTGCTCACGGTTGGAAAAGTTATTCCGATGAGTGCAACCGCGGCAGAGGTTACAAAAACTGCAGAAAACACTTTTCGCGACCTTCAAATTGCAGCAATCAACCAGCTTGCCCTATACTGTGAAGCTATGGGTATAAATGTCTATGACGTCAGGACCGGGGTTGACAGCTTAAAAGGTGAGGGTATAACAAGAGCTGTCCTCTGGCCCGGAGCAGGAGTTGGAGGTCACTGCCTGACAAAGGATACATATCACCTGGAAAGAGGCGTCAAGATCGGGACAGGACAGCTGGACTATCCCGAAGGTGCGGATTCAATCTATGTGCTTGCCAGAAAAGTCAATGACTTCATGCCTGTACACATGTACAACCTGACTGTTGCAGCCCTTGAGAGGCTGGGGAAAGAAATGAAGGGCTCAAAGGTTGCAATGCTCGGCTGGGCATTTATCAAAGACTCGGACGATGCCAGGAACACCCCATCAGAACCTTACAGGGATCTCTGCCTGAAAGCCGGAGCCAGTGTTATGGTGCACGATCCTTATGTTGTCAATTATCCGGGCGTCGAGATTTCTGATAACCTGGAAGAAGTTATAAAAGGTGCGGATGCTGTTATTGTGTTTGCGGGACACAGTGCGTACCATGATGTGAAAGCTGATTGGGTGAAAAAAGTAAGCGGGAAAAGTAATCCGGTAATTGTTGACGGGCGAAATGTAGTCGAACCAGGGGAGTTTATCGGAAAGGGATTTGTGTATAAGGGAATAGGGAGGGGAGACAAAAACTCACATGAGATAATATGAAGGGGAAAATTCTCCTTTTTTAAGACTAATTTGTCTTTTAAATCTGGAAAAATAGGGCGAGAATCATGTTTGAAAAACTGAAAGAAAACGAGGAACTCTGGGCTCTCTATGCTAGAAAGGAAGAATACGACCTGACTTTTCGCGACAGATATGAGAGATTTCCTTACTACATGAGCGGGCATGGAAATATTTTCGAACCGAGAGTTTCCAAATTTCTGGTAGAAAACGGGCTGAAACCGCAGTATCCTGACGGAAAAAAATTCGCGGTCTGCCTCACACACGACATCGACGCGGTTTATCCGGATAAACTGTATCCGATTATCGGGTCTATTAAAGCCCTTGCCAGAAGGAACCTGACCGAGGCAATGAAAACCCCTTTTTCCAGGATTCACAGGAAATGGAATCCATGCTGGAACTTAAGGGAAATAGTGAAGTTGGAAGCAAAATATGATGCAAAATCCAGTTTTTATTTCCTTGCCCTGAACCCTGAAGAAACGGACTTTAATTATAATATTAGAGACCTTGAATCGGAACTGGGTTTTATCTCCGACAGTGGGTGGGAAGTCGGCCTTCACGGCGGACACGAGTCCTACAAGAGCCTGGAAGACCTTAAAGAAAAAAAAAGGCGGGTTGAAGAAGTCCTGGGTAAAAGAATTATAGGGTACAGAAATCACTATCTAAAGTTTAGCGTCCCTGAGACCTGGGAGTTGTTGAGCAAAGCAGGGTTCAAGTACGATACCACACTTGGGTATCCAGACTGTGCAGGCTTCAGGAATGGGATGTGTCATCCTTTTAGGCCTTTTAATTTGAATGAAGGGCGTCAGATCGATATTCTGGAAATCCCGCTGGTTATTATGGACCGTTCGCTTTTTAAAGACTACATGCGCCTTGATGTCAAAAAAGCCTGGGAATGTACAAAGCACCTTATCAATACGGTTGAACGGTATAACGGTGTGATCACAATCCTGTGGCACAATAATACTTGCATTGAGGGAGAGAACCTTAAATACTACGAAAAAATCCTTGAGTACTGTGCCGGTAAAAACGCCTGGATTACCAGCGGAGAGGAAATCTATAACTGGTGGACCAGTCAGGTTGAACCGGGGACCCAAAAGTAAGGATCAGTTAAAAGATTAAGTTTGGCTTCATTTACAGGGGTAAAAACAACATCAATCGGCAGCTCAAATGGATTTCTTTTTTGCGGTGATATAGCTGCCTCAAGAAGATACCTGATTGATGTTGATCTCGGCAATTCATGCTGTTAAAAAGTTAACAGTGACTTTCTGTTAAAAGTTCAATAATTTTCTTATCCGCAGGATTAGAAGCTACAAAGCTGGAATTATGCCTGAAAAATCCGTTATTCATGCGTTTTCTGGATATAGACTGTCACTACTGGGCGAAGAGTTCTGTTGATTCGGATGAGTTTATAAGGGAGAATTTGGTTATAGGAAATGGGAAAGGGAGAAAAAAGAATCTGGGTAAAAAGTAAGTATCCTTAGTTCCACATTTTTAAGCGCATAGACGTCGTCTGATGCTGACTTATGCGCTTAAGCTTAAGCACATTAGATTCAGGGTAGAATCTCTAAACCGCAATCATCTGACTTCACAGATTTGCGGAACAGCATGTATGCGCTTAAAAAGACAGAAGTCAGGAAGTATAGGTTCAGGGTGCTGAAAAAACGACTTTTTCAGGGTACTGGCTATGGATGAAAAGACGGAAAAAGCGGTAAAAAAGTCATCAAAAAAAGAAAAGAAGGCAAGTTTTGTATCAGATGTGCTGACACTTGCAGGCGGAACGACCTTTGCTCAGATCCTTACGATTCTGGCAGCTCCTGTTCTGACCCGCCTTTACGGACCGGAGGATTTTGGAGTCTGGGCCCTGTATATCTCCATAACGAGCATTATAAGCATTATTGCATGCCTCAGGTATGATTATTCCATAATGCTACCAGAGTCCGAAGAGGAAGCAGTAAACCTTTTAGGCCTTAGTTTCCTCTCCGCCCTTGCTGTTACCGGTTTAACCGTGCCATTTATATGGCACTTTCAGTCCCGGATAGTTGATCTGCTAAATGCCCCGCAGATCGAAGAATATCTCTGGCTTGTGCCTCCGTTCGTGTTTGTGAACGGAGTTTTTCTCGCACTTAACCAGTGGAACTCAAGAACAAAACTCTTCAAGAGGCTCTCCTTCTCAAGAATTTCCAGTTCAGTTTCGACCACTGCAACCCAGATTACTCTCGGGGTTGTAGAAAAGCCCACAACTGCAGCCGGTTTAATCGGGGGAAGCCTTGTAGGCCAGTCTGTAGCGACATTCGTGCTTGGAGGGCAGATCTGGAGAGATGACAGGCGTCTGATAAAAAAGAGCCTGGGCTGGAAAAAAATATACGAAGGTGCAATAAGGCACCGCAAACTTCCGCTCATAGATATCTGGTCCGCACTTATGAACTCGATCTCCTGGCAGCTTCCGGCTTTTCTCCTTTCAGCTTTTTTTACTCCTGCAGTTGTTGGCTTTTACTCCCTCGGGTTCCGCCTGCTTCAGTTACCCATGAGTTTTATTGGAGGTTCGATCTCACAGGTATTTTACCAGAGAGCGTCAAGGGCAATATCCGAAGGCACCCTCAGTACTCTTGTTGAAAGTGTGTTCCGAATGCTCGTGCTCATAGGCATGTTCCCTATATTGATCCTCACAATTGTCGGAAGCGACGTCTTCACCGTGATTTTCGGGAGCGCCTGGACAGAGGCAGGAGTCTATGCCCAGATCCTGAGCCTCTGGGCATTTGTATGGTTTATCTCTTCCCCTTTGACCACAATATACCTGGTAGTAGAAGAGCTTCACTTCGGCTTCAACTACAATTTCTTCAATCTAGTAACCCGTTTCCTGTCCCTCACAATCGGGGGCTTGCTGGGAAATGCCCGTGTGGCCCTTGTCCTTTTCTCCATATCAGGCATTGTGGTATACGGGTACCTATGCCTGAAAATGATGTACTACTCTGGCGTAAAGACTTCAAGAGCCCTGGAAATTGTATTCTCAAACCTGATCCTCTTTATCCCTGCGGGAGCAGTTCTGGTAGCTCTCAAAATCGCAGGAATAAACCAGGTCCTTCTTGTAGTAATCTCCGGTTTGATTATCTGCATTTATTATCTGTATATACTTAAAACGGATAAACAGGTAAAAGGAATAATAAGGGAATTAAAATCTCCGGGAAAAGTGTAAACTCGGTTCCAAAAAAAGTCAACGTGAAAATATAAATAGACGTTTCTGAGAGACATCGTTGTAAAACCAGTCTGCAGTGAATTTTTTTGCCGTCGACCGTCGAGATCTTAAAACGAATTTTGCTTTCTGAGGGGATTACTTTCTTGAAAATCGCATTCGATTCATTATTTTTGCTTTCAGCAGGTCAACATCACAAATTAGAATATTTTTCATGATATCTTTTTAGTACATTTAATATATGTTTATTATGTTTTTTCGCTGGTTAACG
The Methanosarcina sp. WWM596 DNA segment above includes these coding regions:
- a CDS encoding nucleotide sugar dehydrogenase, yielding MSKLEKLLKERGPIKKIGVLGMGYVGIPAAVLFADAPCFDKVLGFQRNSKSSGYKIDMLNRGESPLKGEEPDLEELIGKVVKAGKFECTPDFSRISELDAVTLAIQTPFANPKDLVPDFSALIEGIRNAGKYLRPGMLVVLESTITPGTTENMAKQILEEESGLKAGEDFALAHAPERVMVGRLLKNIREHDRIVGGINEASTKRAFELYSPVLTVGKVIPMSATAAEVTKTAENTFRDLQIAAINQLALYCEAMGINVYDVRTGVDSLKGEGITRAVLWPGAGVGGHCLTKDTYHLERGVKIGTGQLDYPEGADSIYVLARKVNDFMPVHMYNLTVAALERLGKEMKGSKVAMLGWAFIKDSDDARNTPSEPYRDLCLKAGASVMVHDPYVVNYPGVEISDNLEEVIKGADAVIVFAGHSAYHDVKADWVKKVSGKSNPVIVDGRNVVEPGEFIGKGFVYKGIGRGDKNSHEII
- a CDS encoding polysaccharide deacetylase family protein, which gives rise to MFEKLKENEELWALYARKEEYDLTFRDRYERFPYYMSGHGNIFEPRVSKFLVENGLKPQYPDGKKFAVCLTHDIDAVYPDKLYPIIGSIKALARRNLTEAMKTPFSRIHRKWNPCWNLREIVKLEAKYDAKSSFYFLALNPEETDFNYNIRDLESELGFISDSGWEVGLHGGHESYKSLEDLKEKKRRVEEVLGKRIIGYRNHYLKFSVPETWELLSKAGFKYDTTLGYPDCAGFRNGMCHPFRPFNLNEGRQIDILEIPLVIMDRSLFKDYMRLDVKKAWECTKHLINTVERYNGVITILWHNNTCIEGENLKYYEKILEYCAGKNAWITSGEEIYNWWTSQVEPGTQK
- a CDS encoding lipopolysaccharide biosynthesis protein, with the translated sequence MDEKTEKAVKKSSKKEKKASFVSDVLTLAGGTTFAQILTILAAPVLTRLYGPEDFGVWALYISITSIISIIACLRYDYSIMLPESEEEAVNLLGLSFLSALAVTGLTVPFIWHFQSRIVDLLNAPQIEEYLWLVPPFVFVNGVFLALNQWNSRTKLFKRLSFSRISSSVSTTATQITLGVVEKPTTAAGLIGGSLVGQSVATFVLGGQIWRDDRRLIKKSLGWKKIYEGAIRHRKLPLIDIWSALMNSISWQLPAFLLSAFFTPAVVGFYSLGFRLLQLPMSFIGGSISQVFYQRASRAISEGTLSTLVESVFRMLVLIGMFPILILTIVGSDVFTVIFGSAWTEAGVYAQILSLWAFVWFISSPLTTIYLVVEELHFGFNYNFFNLVTRFLSLTIGGLLGNARVALVLFSISGIVVYGYLCLKMMYYSGVKTSRALEIVFSNLILFIPAGAVLVALKIAGINQVLLVVISGLIICIYYLYILKTDKQVKGIIRELKSPGKV